From a region of the Aeoliella mucimassa genome:
- the rpmE gene encoding 50S ribosomal protein L31 produces the protein MKEGIHPNYVETNVHCGCGNTFTTRSTRPELKVDICSACHPFFTGKLKFIDTAGRIEKFKNKFSKAGYASLTKGKKKK, from the coding sequence ATGAAAGAAGGCATTCATCCCAATTACGTCGAAACTAACGTGCACTGCGGTTGTGGTAATACGTTTACCACTCGTAGTACGCGTCCTGAGCTGAAGGTCGACATCTGCAGCGCTTGCCACCCGTTCTTCACCGGCAAGCTGAAGTTTATCGACACGGCCGGCCGCATCGAGAAGTTCAAGAACAAGTTCTCGAAGGCAGGTTACGCCAGCTTGACCAAGGGCAAAAAGAAGAAGTAG
- a CDS encoding helix-turn-helix domain-containing protein: MKKHIVCLDHQARGGLEQLARSGARAAQVVRRCQILLKSDSGCTDEEIAEHVGCTTRNVRAVRKRFCEEGVQRAVYDAPRSGRPPEFTKRQQQQVIALACSEPPEGRARWTLELLCEHAVKEGFVDSLSVTEVSLWLKEHDLKPWRKKLGACPS, translated from the coding sequence ATGAAAAAGCACATTGTTTGCCTGGACCACCAGGCCCGTGGAGGTTTGGAGCAGCTAGCACGCTCAGGCGCCCGCGCGGCGCAAGTGGTGCGTCGCTGCCAGATATTATTGAAATCGGACTCGGGATGCACCGACGAAGAGATCGCCGAGCATGTGGGCTGCACGACGCGCAACGTCCGAGCCGTCCGAAAGCGGTTCTGCGAAGAGGGCGTCCAGCGGGCGGTGTACGATGCGCCTCGCTCGGGCCGCCCCCCAGAGTTCACCAAGCGGCAGCAGCAACAGGTAATCGCCCTGGCGTGCAGCGAGCCGCCCGAGGGACGGGCTCGCTGGACGCTGGAATTGTTGTGCGAGCACGCGGTGAAGGAAGGCTTCGTCGATTCGCTCAGCGTGACGGAGGTCTCGCTGTGGCTCAAGGAACACGACCTGAAGCCGTGGCGAAAAAAACTTGGTGCGTGCCCAAGCTGA
- a CDS encoding IS630 family transposase, translating into MPKLNDEFCERMEDVLEQYEKPLDPNEPVVCLDEQPYQRVDDARPPEPAAPGKIAKQDYEYRRCGTCSVFVAVEPKAGKRFVQAKRHRKRADFARFVRDLLKRYPDAERVHLVMDNLNTHNEKSLIETFGEEAARPMLERIVWHFTPKHASWLNMAEIEISAIQRQCLGRRLASLDKVQSELSHCSRDRNRKKIKINWTFHRKDAKRVFPELYRK; encoded by the coding sequence GTGCCCAAGCTGAACGACGAGTTCTGTGAGCGGATGGAGGACGTCCTCGAGCAGTACGAGAAGCCGCTCGACCCGAACGAGCCGGTCGTCTGCCTCGACGAGCAGCCCTATCAGAGGGTCGACGACGCGCGGCCGCCCGAGCCCGCGGCACCCGGCAAGATCGCGAAGCAGGACTACGAGTACCGCCGCTGCGGAACCTGCAGCGTGTTCGTGGCGGTCGAGCCGAAGGCGGGCAAGCGATTCGTTCAGGCCAAGCGTCACCGCAAGCGAGCCGACTTCGCCCGGTTCGTCCGCGACCTCTTGAAGCGCTATCCCGACGCAGAGCGGGTTCATCTGGTGATGGACAACCTCAACACGCACAACGAGAAGTCGTTGATCGAAACCTTTGGCGAGGAGGCGGCTCGGCCAATGCTGGAGCGGATTGTGTGGCATTTTACCCCCAAGCATGCCAGTTGGCTCAACATGGCCGAGATCGAAATCTCGGCCATACAGCGACAATGCCTGGGACGTCGGTTGGCTTCGCTCGACAAGGTTCAAAGCGAACTCTCCCACTGTTCACGCGACCGCAATCGGAAGAAAATCAAAATCAATTGGACCTTCCATCGAAAAGACGCCAAACGCGTCTTCCCTGAACTCTATAGGAAATGA